Proteins found in one Armatimonadota bacterium genomic segment:
- a CDS encoding glycerophosphodiester phosphodiesterase encodes MTDAHPLVRPELPLIVAHRGFSAIAPENTLAAFRAAMDAGSPAAECDVYLSADGHVVLSHDATVNRCTDGTGRIPEMTLAELRALDAGSWKGPQYAGERIPTLAETLELLRGKMHLIVEVKQPGIAEQVAKTIRSCNALGACTIISFNLETCAQMRQIEPALPVGWLTGGIPEDDSELAEQLLETALSANVQFVDVAYKGILPALLKRAQLAGMAVWAWTVDNPADMQALARAGVASITTNDPALALKTLSEP; translated from the coding sequence ATGACCGACGCCCATCCCCTCGTCCGACCGGAACTGCCGCTCATCGTCGCCCACAGGGGGTTCTCGGCAATCGCGCCCGAGAACACCCTCGCCGCATTCCGCGCCGCAATGGACGCAGGCTCGCCCGCGGCCGAATGCGATGTGTACCTGTCCGCCGACGGCCACGTGGTCCTCAGCCACGATGCCACCGTAAACCGATGCACAGACGGGACGGGCAGGATCCCGGAGATGACCCTCGCCGAACTCCGGGCGCTGGACGCCGGCTCCTGGAAGGGCCCGCAGTATGCAGGGGAGCGCATCCCCACTCTCGCTGAGACCCTCGAACTCCTGCGCGGGAAGATGCACCTCATCGTCGAGGTGAAGCAACCGGGGATCGCCGAACAGGTGGCAAAGACTATCCGCTCCTGCAATGCCCTGGGCGCCTGCACAATCATCTCCTTCAATCTCGAGACTTGCGCCCAGATGCGCCAGATTGAACCCGCTCTGCCGGTAGGCTGGCTCACAGGCGGCATTCCCGAGGACGACTCGGAACTTGCCGAGCAACTGCTGGAGACCGCGCTCTCGGCGAACGTGCAGTTTGTGGATGTTGCGTATAAGGGTATCCTTCCCGCCCTGCTGAAACGGGCCCAGCTCGCGGGAATGGCGGTCTGGGCGTGGACGGTGGACAATCCTGCCGACATGCAAGCACTCGCCCGGGCCGGGGTGGCGTCCATCACCACCAATGACCCGGCTCTTGCCCTGAAGACCCTGTCTGAACCCTAG